From the Hallerella porci genome, one window contains:
- a CDS encoding flavodoxin family protein, translated as MKRVLVISSSLRKGSNSEILAKEFASSAKLAGNDVELISLANKQIAFCKGCLACQKKGKCVIDDDANAITEKMKNAEVIAFATPIYYYEMSGQLKTMLDRANSLYASDYHFKEIYLLASAAEDSPSTYKNAQNGIKGWIACFEGVKFKGTIFAGGMNSPKDVNSHNDILQKARDAGQKV; from the coding sequence ATGAAACGCGTTTTAGTGATTTCTTCAAGTCTTCGCAAAGGAAGCAATTCCGAAATTCTCGCCAAAGAATTTGCAAGCAGCGCAAAACTTGCCGGGAACGATGTAGAATTGATTTCCCTTGCAAATAAACAAATCGCATTTTGCAAAGGCTGCCTCGCTTGTCAAAAGAAAGGCAAATGCGTCATCGATGACGATGCGAATGCGATTACCGAAAAAATGAAAAATGCCGAAGTCATTGCATTTGCCACGCCGATTTATTATTACGAAATGAGCGGACAATTAAAGACAATGCTTGACCGCGCCAATTCACTTTATGCAAGCGATTACCATTTCAAAGAAATTTATTTGCTCGCCTCTGCCGCCGAAGACTCTCCTTCGACTTATAAAAATGCGCAAAACGGAATTAAAGGTTGGATAGCATGTTTTGAAGGCGTCAAATTCAAAGGGACAATTTTTGCCGGCGGCATGAACTCTCCCAAAGATGTCAATTCTCATAACGACATTTTGCAAAAAGCAAGAGACGCAGGGCAGAAAGTGTAA
- a CDS encoding putative phage abortive infection protein, with protein sequence MILKTIKLLLLFVILIFFAIKVIPYITTQFDYTNFFTEIHSSFPVLYNGNTILDSNHIKADLSTINNGVSILNPFIAIAAAIVTGLAFFVQYTANQQLKNDSAKQQEERQFYEMLKIHRENVEKFDIVSAGVGAQYSRIIPDSNGITKLREIPAIQEYVHHHHKGQNAIRCMLHEFLFLYACFQSNEKIKNDSLQDQNFKKAYAVFFEGIERAFSAEDKSQDDYKNLKTVKDAIHSQNFNKLQKIEELSKFHQLEQSILFQGHRHILNAYYRNLFLIVKSVVKSNIFDKKEKEKYLKILRAQMPDEEQTLLFFNWKSGYGSAWEDKDNHFFTKWKMIHNIELKNFEYSEDGKLYKDENDLYKEFTNLKEADKKDLFEFVSRRNK encoded by the coding sequence ATGATATTGAAAACAATAAAATTGCTTCTTTTATTCGTTATCCTCATTTTTTTTGCAATAAAAGTTATTCCGTATATAACTACTCAATTTGACTATACTAATTTTTTTACAGAAATTCATTCTAGTTTTCCCGTTTTATATAATGGAAATACAATTCTAGATTCAAATCATATAAAGGCGGATCTTTCCACAATAAATAATGGCGTATCTATTTTAAATCCTTTTATCGCAATTGCTGCAGCAATTGTTACAGGGCTTGCATTTTTTGTGCAGTACACAGCAAATCAGCAATTAAAAAATGACAGTGCAAAGCAGCAAGAAGAACGACAATTTTATGAGATGCTAAAAATCCATCGAGAAAATGTTGAAAAATTTGATATTGTAAGTGCTGGGGTCGGCGCTCAATATTCAAGAATTATTCCAGATTCTAACGGAATCACAAAATTAAGAGAAATACCTGCAATTCAAGAATATGTTCATCACCACCATAAAGGGCAAAATGCAATTCGATGCATGTTGCATGAATTTTTATTTTTGTATGCCTGTTTTCAGTCAAATGAAAAAATAAAGAATGATTCTCTTCAAGATCAAAATTTCAAAAAAGCCTATGCTGTATTTTTTGAAGGAATTGAAAGAGCTTTTTCAGCGGAAGACAAATCACAAGATGATTACAAAAATTTGAAAACAGTAAAAGACGCAATTCATTCTCAAAATTTTAACAAATTGCAAAAAATAGAAGAATTATCAAAATTTCATCAATTAGAACAATCAATTCTATTTCAAGGACATCGGCACATTTTAAACGCATATTATCGAAATTTATTTTTAATTGTTAAATCTGTTGTAAAATCAAATATTTTTGATAAAAAAGAAAAAGAGAAATATTTAAAAATTTTACGCGCTCAAATGCCTGATGAGGAACAGACTTTACTCTTCTTTAATTGGAAATCTGGATATGGATCTGCGTGGGAAGATAAAGACAATCATTTCTTTACAAAATGGAAAATGATTCATAATATCGAACTAAAAAATTTTGAATATTCGGAAGATGGAAAACTCTATAAAGATGAAAATGATTTATATAAGGAATTCACTAATCTAAAAGAAGCTGATAAAAAAGATTTATTTGAATTTGTATCTAGACGAAATAAATAA
- a CDS encoding Abi family protein, with protein MLGLSFAIYERYHFDFQLRQIIRKYIEIIEVYFKTQIANIFSLRICKTEPFDEHYNFSNYYRKQDFENEVFTLFDFYRFKIDLLKIGLPKNYTNGF; from the coding sequence TTGCTCGGTCTTTCTTTTGCAATTTACGAACGCTATCATTTTGATTTTCAATTAAGACAAATTATCAGAAAATATATTGAAATTATCGAAGTCTATTTTAAGACGCAAATTGCCAATATCTTTTCATTAAGAATTTGTAAAACTGAGCCATTTGACGAACATTATAATTTTTCAAATTATTATCGTAAACAAGATTTTGAAAATGAAGTTTTTACTTTATTTGATTTCTATCGATTTAAAATCGACTTGTTGAAAATTGGACTGCCTAAAAATTATACGAATGGATTTTAA
- a CDS encoding virulence RhuM family protein translates to MNSQKSNIAIYKTEDGKIELNVQLENDTVWLTANQMALLFSRDEKTIRKHINNVFAENELDKENNTQNLRVDNIKQAVAFYTLDVIISVGYRVKSQQGVQFRRWATSILKDYLVKGFAVNQNRLDHYNDLKDVVTLMSRTIAHIKTNFQRTNIRDCSLKQNTQNSQMN, encoded by the coding sequence ATGAATTCACAAAAATCAAATATCGCAATTTACAAAACCGAAGACGGCAAAATCGAATTAAATGTCCAGCTCGAAAACGACACAGTGTGGCTTACAGCCAATCAAATGGCTTTGTTATTTTCTCGCGACGAGAAAACGATTCGTAAACACATTAACAATGTTTTTGCAGAAAATGAGCTTGATAAAGAGAACAACACGCAAAATTTGCGTGTTGATAATATCAAGCAAGCGGTTGCGTTTTATACACTAGACGTCATCATCTCGGTAGGATACCGTGTCAAAAGCCAGCAGGGCGTTCAATTCCGCCGCTGGGCGACTTCAATTTTAAAAGACTACCTTGTCAAGGGCTTTGCGGTAAACCAAAATCGCCTGGACCATTACAACGATTTGAAGGATGTCGTTACGTTGATGAGTCGAACGATTGCGCATATCAAAACCAACTTTCAACGCACGAATATTCGGGACTGTTCACTGAAGCAAAATACTCAAAATTCTCAAATGAATTAA
- a CDS encoding ORF6N domain-containing protein — protein sequence MKQKKVAKSIDHQVALIDENVLKSRIYTVRGLKVMLDSDLAEIYGYSTKAFNQQVKNNIEKFDDDFRFQLNREEYRKILGSKILTLEQGKYSKSLPYAFTEQGIYMLMTVLRGDLAIRQSKALIRLFKQMKDFLIENQPMLGYDRAKLSEIAIQTERNSNDIAEIRQDLQKVMDNFVDPTMHKHFLIMNGQKLEADVAYTQIYAMAKKSILIIDDYVGVKTLDLLRGIAKGIDVKIFSDERGAEQITENFLADFNSVRPDVQIIISRTRGKFHDRYIFLNYDKSNEKLFHCGPSSKDAGSKIATIMQIECPQIYHKILEMLME from the coding sequence ATGAAACAGAAAAAAGTTGCCAAATCAATTGATCACCAAGTTGCACTCATCGATGAAAATGTTCTCAAATCTCGGATTTATACCGTTCGCGGTTTAAAAGTAATGCTCGATTCTGACTTAGCAGAAATTTATGGATACAGCACGAAAGCGTTTAATCAGCAGGTAAAAAATAATATCGAAAAATTTGATGATGATTTTCGATTTCAACTGAATCGCGAAGAATATCGGAAAATTCTAGGGTCAAAAATTTTGACCCTAGAACAAGGCAAATATTCCAAAAGTTTGCCCTACGCTTTTACCGAGCAAGGCATTTATATGCTGATGACAGTTCTTCGGGGTGACTTGGCAATTCGGCAAAGTAAAGCTTTAATTCGCCTTTTTAAACAGATGAAAGATTTCCTCATCGAAAATCAACCGATGCTTGGCTACGATCGTGCAAAGCTCTCTGAAATTGCGATTCAAACCGAGCGCAATTCAAATGACATTGCAGAAATTCGTCAAGATTTGCAAAAGGTAATGGATAATTTTGTAGATCCGACAATGCATAAACATTTTCTGATTATGAATGGGCAAAAATTAGAAGCCGATGTCGCTTACACGCAAATTTATGCGATGGCGAAAAAGTCCATTCTGATTATCGATGATTATGTAGGCGTCAAAACTTTGGATTTACTTCGTGGAATTGCAAAAGGCATTGACGTGAAAATTTTTAGCGATGAACGCGGAGCGGAACAAATTACCGAAAATTTTCTTGCAGATTTTAATTCCGTTCGGCCAGATGTGCAAATCATCATTTCGCGAACTCGTGGAAAATTTCATGACCGCTACATTTTTCTGAATTACGATAAATCCAATGAAAAATTATTTCATTGCGGACCATCTTCAAAAGATGCCGGAAGTAAAATTGCAACGATTATGCAGATTGAATGTCCGCAAATTTATCACAAAATTTTGGAAATGCTTATGGAGTAA
- a CDS encoding TonB-dependent receptor, whose product MRKTLRLKTSVSFVVFVVSSFANLWASDVQDLGVSEISAEPVSPKNIAPSYEEILPDAWEGRGLSPSEVLSALPGIQSYKQGGMGSFQTVSIRGVAARNILICIDGIPLNDAGGGAVDLGAIDLNNIEKIEVYKDRVPAKFGGSGLGGAINFITKKAKPKTDGRILASYGSHNALEGSAQINLSPKDSVNFAATISARHSDNDYEFKNRNGTRYNTEDDFTDKRKNAEFSEYSGDFKYRILHAGDYFSTFSASATYTEAGNPGHESSQTQVANFVGERSQLGYRLEFPILLNSVLLESGVTATFEKNVSGSYYPLDFIGYTNPDFIEYGLAGYRLNPEVLANIILNRFEGMIRFAGSAETWGARGSIQDFGLTRYTISTSASAEFAAMNWASIFAEGNVLKTIDDVDGGKFLMPTGTAIVDDAENRSINFSGMVQLKLGKKDSHFGANASIGRYFRQPQLMELYGVYHGVLSNPTLKNETAIRFEVGGFIESPSKKSILRITYFNTHLDNGIYWIAKTNAMKAFNIGEAEIYGVEMELNSRPISFFETTLRGTIQNPRDKGELKMYHGKLLPGEPVHSYFVEGKLFLPFHFDLTFDATYRTRIYSDRMNDTRQPDNARYNAALGFNPWEKTRFIFAITNISDENYTNIYSPFPTPGREFKITLLQKF is encoded by the coding sequence ATGCGAAAGACATTGCGACTTAAAACGAGCGTGAGTTTCGTTGTTTTTGTTGTGAGTTCGTTTGCGAACTTGTGGGCTTCTGATGTCCAAGATTTGGGCGTTTCTGAAATTTCTGCAGAGCCAGTGAGCCCCAAAAATATCGCTCCGAGTTACGAAGAAATTTTGCCGGATGCTTGGGAAGGTCGCGGGCTTTCGCCATCAGAAGTTTTGTCTGCGCTTCCGGGAATTCAAAGTTACAAGCAAGGCGGCATGGGGAGTTTTCAAACCGTGAGCATTCGCGGCGTCGCAGCGCGAAATATTTTGATTTGCATCGACGGAATTCCTTTGAATGATGCGGGCGGCGGCGCTGTAGATTTGGGCGCAATCGATTTAAATAACATCGAAAAAATTGAAGTTTATAAAGATCGTGTTCCCGCAAAATTTGGCGGTTCAGGACTCGGCGGCGCGATTAACTTTATCACCAAAAAAGCAAAGCCCAAAACAGACGGACGCATTTTAGCCAGTTACGGAAGCCATAACGCTTTAGAAGGTTCAGCACAAATTAACCTTTCGCCTAAAGACAGCGTCAATTTTGCAGCGACAATTTCGGCGCGGCACAGCGATAACGATTACGAATTTAAGAATCGAAACGGCACGCGTTATAATACGGAAGACGATTTTACAGACAAACGAAAAAATGCAGAATTTTCGGAATATTCCGGAGATTTTAAGTATCGCATTTTGCATGCGGGCGATTATTTTTCGACATTTTCTGCAAGCGCAACTTACACCGAAGCAGGAAATCCAGGCCACGAAAGTTCGCAAACTCAAGTCGCCAATTTTGTGGGCGAACGTTCCCAACTCGGTTATCGTTTGGAATTTCCCATTCTTTTGAACAGCGTTCTTTTGGAATCGGGAGTGACGGCGACTTTTGAAAAAAATGTTTCTGGCTCGTATTATCCGCTGGATTTTATCGGCTACACCAATCCAGATTTTATTGAATACGGACTTGCCGGTTATCGTTTAAATCCCGAAGTTTTAGCAAATATTATTTTGAATCGCTTCGAAGGAATGATTCGATTTGCTGGAAGCGCAGAAACTTGGGGCGCACGCGGAAGCATTCAAGATTTCGGTTTAACGCGTTACACAATCAGTACGTCTGCAAGCGCAGAATTTGCCGCAATGAATTGGGCGTCAATTTTTGCCGAGGGAAATGTTTTAAAAACAATTGACGATGTCGATGGCGGAAAATTTTTAATGCCCACGGGTACTGCAATCGTCGACGACGCAGAAAATCGAAGCATCAATTTTTCGGGAATGGTGCAGTTGAAATTAGGGAAAAAAGATTCGCACTTTGGTGCAAATGCATCCATTGGACGTTATTTTCGGCAGCCGCAACTGATGGAACTTTACGGCGTTTATCACGGAGTGCTTTCGAATCCGACTTTGAAAAATGAAACCGCAATCCGATTTGAAGTCGGCGGATTTATCGAATCGCCTTCGAAAAAATCCATTTTGCGCATCACTTATTTTAATACGCATTTAGACAACGGCATTTATTGGATTGCCAAAACAAATGCGATGAAAGCTTTTAACATCGGCGAAGCAGAAATTTACGGCGTTGAAATGGAATTGAACAGTCGCCCCATTTCGTTTTTTGAAACGACTTTACGCGGCACAATTCAAAATCCACGCGACAAAGGAGAGCTCAAAATGTATCACGGAAAACTTTTGCCAGGCGAACCCGTGCACAGTTATTTTGTCGAAGGAAAATTATTCTTGCCGTTCCATTTTGATTTGACTTTTGATGCGACATACCGCACACGAATTTACAGCGACCGAATGAATGATACAAGACAACCCGACAATGCGCGTTATAACGCAGCCCTTGGATTTAATCCTTGGGAAAAAACGCGGTTTATTTTTGCCATCACAAATATTTCGGACGAAAATTACACCAACATTTACAGCCCATTTCCAACTCCAGGAAGAGAATTTAAAATCACACTTTTACAAAAATTTTAA
- a CDS encoding NHL repeat-containing protein: MSRKILPLILTAGLTAFFAACDDSSSAASVECLDDNCLDSSSSVEEEISSSSEKENKSSSSVKDEKSSSSEKSDKSSSSVKEDKSSSSTKDEKSSSSVKDEKSSSSEKSDKSSSSVKEDKSSSSSEDVSSSSDAPESSSSVKYLSTTPNLADLEVSGDTLFAVFQRLNGYSADQVGLLALYNRSTGELLDTISLATSTPMKIQIANGEVYVCTQGAYDAAYSLPADENRGIEKVNLSKKTSSLYVSGTKLGGGVNDFVINQKTGKAYAVVTSTYGNSPVVEIDLSSKATKKIESIKNAPYSMAYDSKNGLVYFADNYIDYTTYKMHIGVFSYDGTTLTSISDNDPEEEGRPPYNIQVLDGVPYVFVSDYSTGKLYIHYADSESEGVSYYQDSKLAVANGKLYLMERDLANGTLAEINTSTGKPNWQYSIGKGNAYDVVPADAGNLWIALYNVPEIRKVTTSGKVVTDGAINTEKFSRHE, encoded by the coding sequence ATGAGTCGAAAGATTCTCCCCCTCATTTTAACCGCCGGCCTTACCGCATTCTTTGCGGCTTGCGATGACAGCAGCAGCGCAGCAAGCGTTGAATGCCTCGACGATAACTGCTTAGATAGTTCTTCGAGCGTAGAAGAAGAAATTTCTTCGAGCAGCGAAAAAGAAAATAAGTCTTCAAGCTCGGTAAAGGATGAAAAATCCTCGAGCTCTGAAAAAAGCGACAAGTCTTCAAGTTCTGTAAAAGAAGACAAATCTTCTAGCTCTACGAAAGATGAAAAGTCTTCAAGCTCGGTGAAAGATGAAAAATCCTCAAGCTCTGAAAAGAGCGACAAGTCTTCTAGCTCTGTAAAAGAAGACAAATCTTCTAGTTCTAGCGAAGATGTTTCGAGTTCTTCCGACGCACCGGAATCTTCTTCGAGCGTTAAATATTTGAGCACAACTCCGAACTTAGCAGACCTCGAAGTTTCGGGCGATACATTGTTTGCCGTATTCCAACGCTTAAATGGTTATTCTGCAGACCAAGTTGGTCTTTTAGCCTTGTATAACCGCAGCACCGGTGAATTGCTCGATACAATTTCTCTTGCAACCTCGACTCCGATGAAAATTCAAATTGCAAACGGCGAAGTTTATGTTTGCACACAAGGCGCTTACGATGCAGCATACTCTTTACCTGCTGATGAAAATCGCGGCATTGAAAAAGTGAATTTGTCCAAGAAAACTTCTTCGCTTTATGTGAGCGGAACAAAACTCGGCGGCGGCGTCAATGATTTTGTCATCAATCAAAAAACGGGTAAGGCATACGCTGTTGTTACATCAACATACGGAAATTCTCCCGTTGTAGAAATTGACCTTTCTTCAAAGGCGACAAAGAAAATTGAAAGCATTAAAAATGCGCCTTATTCCATGGCATACGATAGTAAAAACGGACTTGTTTATTTTGCAGATAACTACATCGATTATACAACATACAAAATGCACATTGGTGTATTCTCTTACGATGGCACAACTCTCACGAGCATTTCGGATAATGACCCTGAAGAAGAAGGTCGCCCTCCTTACAACATCCAAGTGTTAGATGGCGTTCCCTACGTTTTCGTTTCGGATTATAGCACGGGAAAACTTTATATCCATTATGCTGATTCCGAATCCGAAGGCGTTTCGTACTATCAAGATTCTAAACTTGCCGTGGCAAATGGGAAACTTTATTTGATGGAACGCGATTTAGCTAACGGAACTCTTGCAGAAATCAATACTTCTACAGGAAAACCCAACTGGCAATATTCCATTGGCAAAGGCAACGCCTACGATGTCGTTCCGGCCGACGCAGGAAACCTTTGGATTGCTCTCTACAATGTCCCAGAAATTCGTAAAGTTACGACAAGCGGAAAAGTCGTGACAGATGGCGCAATCAATACCGAAAAATTCAGCCGTCACGAATAA
- a CDS encoding winged helix-turn-helix transcriptional regulator, with amino-acid sequence MAKLEILDENFPTCPIRNVLSRIGDKWSILILYTLNQKPATRFKELHRSIPDISQKMLTSTLKTLEADGLILRKAFPVVPPRVEYSLSHRGETLMPIIQELIDWALQNMKKIVNERKKSQVA; translated from the coding sequence ATGGCGAAATTAGAAATTTTAGATGAAAATTTTCCCACTTGTCCGATTCGCAATGTGCTGAGCCGCATTGGCGATAAATGGTCAATTCTAATTCTCTACACGTTAAATCAAAAGCCGGCGACGCGTTTCAAAGAATTGCACCGCAGCATTCCCGATATTTCACAAAAGATGCTCACTTCTACATTAAAAACTTTAGAAGCCGATGGACTGATTTTACGGAAAGCATTTCCCGTTGTGCCGCCACGCGTTGAATATTCCCTTTCGCATCGCGGTGAAACGTTAATGCCGATTATTCAAGAGCTCATCGATTGGGCACTGCAAAATATGAAGAAAATTGTGAACGAGCGAAAAAAATCGCAAGTCGCTTAA
- a CDS encoding MBL fold metallo-hydrolase, with product MEQHLPDWILHCNAADATETSPLSADVYAIRGKSAWWIFDVGANDAAVNFINSLDKNLPKNVILSHFHHDHAGNLSQISWNQLYVGKETWKHVHAGNVIENLFELDDGLHIQIAPIPNSHAKGSLIFMAAEYAFLGDANYPMVGHGKPDAYNVQQLFSQIQFLKNLNAKYFLISHKRFIAREKFSVLQFLENVYAQRKPNENWILCDEK from the coding sequence ATGGAACAGCATCTTCCCGATTGGATTTTACATTGTAACGCGGCAGACGCAACGGAAACTTCGCCGTTAAGCGCAGATGTGTATGCGATTCGTGGAAAATCAGCGTGGTGGATTTTTGATGTCGGCGCAAATGATGCAGCGGTAAATTTCATCAATTCGTTGGATAAAAATTTACCGAAGAATGTCATTCTTTCTCATTTTCATCACGATCATGCGGGCAATTTATCGCAGATTTCTTGGAATCAACTTTATGTGGGAAAAGAAACGTGGAAGCATGTGCACGCAGGAAATGTAATCGAAAATTTATTTGAATTGGATGATGGATTGCATATTCAAATTGCGCCCATTCCGAATAGTCACGCAAAAGGTTCATTGATTTTTATGGCTGCGGAATATGCATTTCTCGGCGACGCAAATTATCCGATGGTCGGTCACGGAAAACCGGATGCGTATAATGTGCAACAATTATTTTCGCAAATTCAATTTCTTAAAAATTTAAATGCAAAATATTTTTTGATAAGTCACAAACGGTTTATTGCCCGCGAAAAATTTTCAGTTTTACAATTTTTAGAAAATGTGTATGCGCAGAGAAAACCGAATGAAAATTGGATTCTCTGCGACGAAAAATGA
- a CDS encoding aldo/keto reductase — protein MKFISFGKEKTQVSQIILGMMRTSEMTTKNVADLVKASLDCGINFLDTADCYGLGKAESVLGEVFAQNAELRQKVFLQSKCGIRVDSDFTWYDLSKEHIVNAVNASLSRLKTDHLDSLLLHRPDALMEPAEIAQAFEILHREGKVLNFGVSNMNPFQMEMLRTELPFEIVADQVQLSCAFTPMIQAGVNVNLANDAAVMRDGGILNYCQLHQIAVQSWSSLQFGFFEGTFLGSEKFPQLNAVLNRIAEEKKTTAAAVAIAWILRYPAKMQTVVGTTKIKRLAEIAQATEINLSKKEWYEIYLSVGNTLP, from the coding sequence ATGAAGTTCATTTCTTTTGGCAAAGAGAAAACTCAAGTTTCGCAAATCATTTTAGGAATGATGCGCACGTCGGAAATGACAACAAAAAATGTCGCCGATTTAGTGAAAGCTTCTCTCGATTGCGGAATCAATTTTTTGGATACCGCTGATTGTTATGGGCTTGGAAAAGCGGAATCGGTATTGGGCGAAGTCTTTGCGCAAAATGCAGAATTGCGGCAAAAAGTTTTTTTGCAAAGTAAATGCGGCATCCGAGTTGATTCGGATTTTACATGGTATGATTTATCAAAAGAGCACATTGTAAATGCGGTAAACGCAAGTCTTTCGCGTTTGAAAACGGATCATTTGGATTCGCTGCTATTGCATCGCCCCGATGCGTTAATGGAGCCCGCTGAAATTGCGCAAGCTTTTGAAATTTTACACCGCGAAGGGAAAGTGTTGAATTTTGGCGTAAGCAATATGAATCCGTTCCAAATGGAAATGTTGCGCACGGAATTGCCTTTTGAAATTGTCGCTGATCAGGTGCAGCTAAGTTGTGCGTTTACGCCGATGATTCAAGCGGGTGTCAATGTGAATTTAGCGAATGACGCTGCGGTCATGCGCGATGGAGGCATTCTCAATTATTGTCAACTGCATCAAATTGCAGTGCAAAGTTGGTCGTCTTTGCAATTCGGATTTTTCGAAGGAACATTTCTCGGTTCCGAAAAATTCCCGCAATTAAATGCCGTGTTAAATCGCATCGCCGAAGAAAAAAAGACGACAGCGGCTGCGGTTGCAATCGCTTGGATTTTGCGCTACCCCGCGAAAATGCAAACGGTCGTCGGCACGACAAAAATAAAGCGCCTCGCCGAAATTGCGCAAGCGACTGAAATCAACCTTTCGAAAAAAGAATGGTATGAAATTTATCTTTCGGTGGGGAATACTCTTCCGTAA
- a CDS encoding MAG1210 family protein, whose amino-acid sequence MEETVYDPLERFKNEYAELFLQNAKNAFEELCQASQIDKKANQDLCLEIFNLTNEKDSYETSRSHWKWLRIFCWIAICGLLTVWGFTEDNLPGIICTIIAVGIGIFIFAYLNGVIRELDEVIENLESNIAEKKDAAYKIMQPLNELFGWDIPAQIIHQTVPKLEFDPFFTRERLMELQNEFQYDNSLNENSSILFAHSGQINGNPFVIANSKTYEMGTETYTGHLTIYWSDWTIGANGKRQRVRRSQILTATVTKPCPRYGKVGFVIYGNEAAPKLEFTRRPSKLVEESFMQNFRRKRKLKELKKFSQNLKDDSQYTLMSNHEFETLFETKDRTDEVEYRLLFTALAQQQMLSLIKDKTVSYGDDFTFFKQKKINVIFPEHLTAANLDTNPAQFVDYDFNHCRQNFMQINQEYFRAVYFAMAPLLAIPLYQQMRTRKTIYRDVDKNKSSSWEWESIANYMGEEKFKPAKCATDCILKTELVSDDENGDSEIAVTAYGFQGIPQTDYVNVFGGDGRFHAVPVHWILYTPINKTTQIRISENVKEKGESHKIAAGEIYRRGIFCKKTRKL is encoded by the coding sequence ATGGAAGAAACTGTTTACGATCCGCTCGAACGCTTCAAAAACGAGTACGCAGAACTCTTTTTGCAAAATGCAAAAAATGCGTTCGAAGAACTTTGCCAAGCTTCGCAAATCGATAAAAAAGCGAATCAAGATTTGTGCTTGGAAATTTTCAATTTGACGAATGAAAAAGATTCGTATGAAACATCGCGTTCGCATTGGAAATGGCTTCGCATTTTTTGTTGGATTGCGATTTGCGGACTGCTAACGGTTTGGGGATTTACCGAAGATAATTTGCCGGGAATTATTTGCACAATCATTGCTGTTGGCATCGGCATTTTTATTTTCGCCTATTTAAATGGCGTCATCCGAGAATTAGATGAAGTCATTGAAAATTTAGAATCGAACATCGCCGAGAAAAAAGACGCCGCCTATAAAATTATGCAGCCGCTCAACGAACTTTTCGGTTGGGATATTCCGGCGCAGATCATTCATCAAACAGTTCCGAAATTAGAATTTGATCCGTTCTTTACGCGTGAACGTTTAATGGAATTGCAAAATGAATTTCAATACGATAATTCATTAAATGAAAATTCGTCGATTTTATTTGCGCATAGCGGACAAATTAACGGCAACCCATTTGTCATCGCGAATTCGAAAACCTATGAAATGGGAACGGAAACTTACACGGGACATCTCACCATTTATTGGTCCGATTGGACGATTGGAGCAAATGGAAAAAGGCAACGGGTGCGGCGTTCACAGATATTGACTGCGACGGTGACGAAGCCTTGTCCGCGTTACGGCAAAGTAGGATTTGTCATTTACGGAAACGAAGCGGCTCCGAAATTGGAATTTACGCGGCGGCCTTCTAAATTAGTCGAAGAAAGTTTCATGCAAAATTTCCGTCGCAAACGAAAATTGAAAGAACTCAAAAAATTTTCGCAAAATCTCAAAGACGATTCGCAATACACTCTCATGAGCAATCATGAATTTGAAACTTTATTCGAAACAAAAGACCGCACCGATGAAGTCGAATATCGTTTGCTTTTTACAGCGCTTGCGCAACAGCAAATGCTTTCACTCATCAAAGATAAAACGGTTTCGTATGGCGATGATTTTACATTCTTCAAACAGAAAAAAATCAATGTGATTTTCCCCGAACATTTAACGGCGGCGAATCTCGATACAAATCCAGCGCAATTTGTCGATTACGATTTTAATCATTGTAGACAAAATTTCATGCAAATCAATCAGGAATATTTCCGCGCGGTTTACTTTGCGATGGCGCCACTCTTAGCGATTCCACTTTATCAGCAAATGCGTACGCGCAAAACAATTTATCGCGATGTCGATAAAAATAAATCGTCGTCGTGGGAATGGGAATCGATTGCTAATTATATGGGCGAAGAAAAATTTAAGCCTGCGAAATGCGCAACCGATTGTATTTTGAAAACAGAACTTGTCAGCGATGACGAAAATGGCGATTCCGAAATTGCGGTAACCGCTTACGGATTTCAAGGAATTCCGCAGACAGATTATGTCAATGTTTTTGGCGGCGACGGGCGTTTTCACGCAGTTCCTGTGCATTGGATTTTGTATACGCCGATTAACAAAACAACGCAAATTCGAATTAGCGAAAACGTAAAAGAAAAAGGCGAATCGCATAAAATCGCAGCCGGTGAAATTTATCGCCGCGGAATTTTCTGCAAAAAAACGAGGAAGTTATGA